Proteins encoded by one window of Manihot esculenta cultivar AM560-2 chromosome 10, M.esculenta_v8, whole genome shotgun sequence:
- the LOC110625216 gene encoding uncharacterized protein LOC110625216 gives MAFRIQLLCPNTFSQLRKSQSHPFPTASHFTCRIRTQIPCTNNDIISDADLASDLATEVTKINTQLAQREEAMKKSKELLFTELCRYLAMEKEEVNRKWRKLDQEEKWVLVKGFVNEWGVNFHPLSARSVKQMIEEYLIEEKPSSNSSLFPGLKRMMGFSENE, from the coding sequence ATGGCTTTCCGAATCCAACTCTTATGCCCAAATACCTTCTCTCAACTCAGAAAATCCCAATCTCATCCCTTTCCAACTGCATCACATTTCACCTGCAGAATCAGAACGCAAATCCCATGCACCAACAACGACATAATCAGTGATGCTGATCTTGCATCAGATTTGGCTACAGAAGTCACAAAGATAAACACCCAATTAGCGCAAAGAGAAGAGGCCATGAAGAAGAGCAAAGAATTATTATTCACTGAGCTGTGCCGCTATTTGGCTATGGAAAAAGAGGAAGTGAATAGGAAATGGAGGAAACTGGATCAAGAGGAGAAGTGGGTTTTGGTTAAGGGGTTTGTTAATGAGTGGGGTGTCAATTTTCACCCTTTGTCTGCTAGGTCTGTTAAACAAATGATCGAAGAGTATTTGATTGAAGAGAAGCCATCATCAAATTCTTCTCTTTTTCCTGGTTTGAAAAGGATGATGGGATTCTCTGAAAATGAGTGA
- the LOC110624253 gene encoding glutamyl-tRNA reductase 2, chloroplastic, whose amino-acid sequence MTERVLFLGFVVNAEGIHIDEKKVETIQNWPIPKTILEVRSFYGLATFYRFTKMVHFIPCKKTNDASHIAKLNVAHPQTDGQTEVVNRTLGSLLRYICSDKKTAWDLVFAQTEFTYNSFVHNSTKMSPFAVVYNNTLRKPMTSIKLQLINISVSSLSTSMIELWCICARNMLTKYLNPHELHLFIDWSKFSHQIQPQPLPSSQQFRDLDFRTSHLLSVVLSMAVASASTFAAASVASRRMQSNSSTVSSSYSSSFCHGSQFFYELSKKGSDRKSLVFHRGLSLRCEVVSRSLDPIDKVDSKKSNIIALEQLKASGIDRYTKERSSIAVIGLNVHTAPVEIREKLALPEAQWPQAIDELCALNHIQEAAVLSTCNRMEIYVVALSQHRGVKEVTEWMSKISGVPVSELCQHRFMLYNKDATRHLFEVASGLDSVVLGEGQILAQVKQVKKLGQGVSGFGRKISGLFERAIIAGKRVRTETNIASGSVSVSSAAVELGQMKLPESSYGAARVLVIGAGKMGKLVIKHLAAKGCTKIVIVNRTEDSVDAIREELKDTEIVYKPLSEMVACASEADIIFTCTASESPLFLKEDVDRLPPVDPKVERRFFIDISVPRNVEPSISDLETAEVYNVDDLKEVVAANKEDRLRKAMEAQGVICEELQKFEAWKDSLETVPTIKNLRAYLERIRASELDKCMSKMGDISEKQKKAISDLSIGMLKKFLQGPMQHLRLDANGCRKPEELLEIMHAVNTMFDLETEIILDTVRTKVQRNQK is encoded by the exons ATGACGGAGCGCGTTCTATTTCTTGGATTTGTTGTTAATGCAGAAGGGATACAtattgatgagaagaaggtagaaacAATACAGAACTGGCCCATTCCTAAAACTATTTTAGAAGTTCGCAGTTTTTATGgacttgctactttctatcg gttcaCCAAAATGGTGCATTTTATTCCTTGCAaaaaaactaatgatgcttctcatatTGCAAAACT CAATGTtgcccatccccaaactgatggtCAAACTGAAGTGGTAAACCGCACTCTTGGTAGTCTTCTGCGTTACATTTGCAGTgataagaaaactgcttgggatcttgTTTTTGCCCAAACAGAATTTACTTACAACAGTTTTGTCCATAACTCTACAAAAATGTCACCCTTTGCAGTTGT GTACAATAATACCTTACGAAAGCCAATGACAAGTATAAAGCTGCAGTTGATAAACATAAGCGTTTCAAGTCTTTCAACGTCGATGATCGAGTTATGGTGTATTTGCGCAAGGAATATG CTAACCAAGTATTTAAACCCACACGAACTTCATCTTTTCATCGACTGGTCAAAGTTTTCACACCAAATACAACCACAGCCTCTTCCGTCCTCCCAACAATTTAGGGATTTAGATTTCCGAACTTCTCATCTTCTCTCCGTTGTTCTCTCAATGGCGGTAGCATCTGCGAGCACTTTCGCTGCTGCCTCTGTTGCTTCTAGGCGTATGCAATCAAACTCATCTACTGTCTCTTCTTCTTATTCGTCTTCTTTTTGTCATGGATCGCAATTCTTCTACGAGCTATCGAAGAAGGGGAGTGATCGGAAGTCACTGGTTTTTCACCGAGGTCTTTCTTTGAGGTGTGAGGTTGTTTCTCGGAGTTTGGATCCTATTGATAAGGTTGATTCTAAGAAGTCCAATATTATCGCCCTTGAGCAACTCAAAGCATCTGGGATTGATA GATATACAAAGGAAAGGAGCAGCATTGCTGTCATAGGGCTTAATGTTCACACTGCACCAGTTGAAATACGGGAGAAACTCGCCCTTCCAGAAGCCCAGTGGCCTCAAGCAATTGATGAGCTTTGTGCTCTGAATCATATACAAGAAGCTGCCGTTCTTAGTACTTGCAACAGAATGGAAATATATGTTGTAGCTTTGTCTCAACATCGTGGGGTTAAAGAAGTGACTGAATGGATGTCTAAG ATTAGCGGGGTTCCTGTTTCTGAGCTTTGCCAACACCGGTTTATGTTGTATAACAAAGATGCCACAAGACACCTATTTGAAGTAGCTTCTGGACTTGACTCAGTTGTGCTAGGAGAGGGTCAAATCCTTGCCCAGGTGAAGCAAGTTAAAAAGCTTGGACAAGGAGTATCTGGCTTTGGCAGGAAAATCAGTGGGCTGTTTGAACGTGCAATCATTGCTGGGAAGCGGGTTAGAACTGAAACTAATATTGCCTCAGGGTCAGTTTCAGTCAGTTCAGCTGCTGTAGAACTTGGTCAAATGAAGCTTCCAGAGTCTTCATATGGTGCTGCTAGAGTTTTGGTAATTGGAGCTGGCAAGATGGGGAAACTAGTAATTAAACACTTGGCTGCAAAAGGGTGCACCAAAATTGTGATTGTGAATAGAACTGAGGACAGTGTTGATGCCATAAGGGAAGAGCTCAAGGATACTGAAATCGTGTATAAACCCCTTTCAGAAATGGTGGCATGTGCTTCTGAAGCCGATATTATTTTCACATGTACTGCATCAGAGTCTCCTTTGTTTTTGAAAGAAGATGTAGATAGACTTCCCCCTGTGGACCCAAAAGTTGAAAGGCGGTTTTTCATTGATATTTCTGTTCCAAGAAACGTAGAACCATCCATCTCAGATCTTGAGACGGCAGAAGTTTACAATGTAGATGATCTCAAGGAAGTTGTGGCTGCTAATAAGGAAGATCGACTCAGGAAAGCTATGGAAGCACAGGGAGTTATTTGTGAGGAATTGCagaagtttgaagcttggaaggaTTCTCTTGAGACTGTTCCTACCATCAAGAACTTGCGTGCTTATCTAGAAAGGATAAGAGCTTCTGAACTGGACAAGTGTATGTCAAAGATGGGCGACATTTCAGAGAAACAAAAGAAGGCCATCTCTGATCTTAGCATAGGTATGTTGAAGAAGTTCCTACAAGGTCCTATGCAGCACCTTAGACTTGATGCAAACGGCTGCCGTAAGCCAGAAGAGTTGCTTGAAATTATGCATGCCGTCAATACAATGTTTGACCTTGAGACGGAGATAATTCTGGATACAGTTCGAACGAAGGTACAACGAAACCAGAAGTAA
- the LOC110625215 gene encoding protein RMD5 homolog codes for MELRTVKDAFDLQLSIVRDTFERVAKKQKLSSSKSQEVIDQVSHEIEQALANIKSVQGPMSPVDQKSILTELKHRLNAISALNQLEGSQKELNIDLSKYPKLLEKSFSSDMSKTYRNVDFDFHIVNQIIATHFYRQGLFDLGDCLINEAGEPEATALRSQFLELHQILDAIKVKNLEPALKWASTNREKLKLNGSNLELKIHRLQFVEILKGGNRAAALNYAKTFLSPFAALHMREIQKLIVCICWMGKLESSPHSELLAPTHWEKFPDELTRDFCNLLGQSCRSALSLAIAAGIEGLPTLLKLANVMAAKKQEWLAMKQLPVPVELGREYQFHSIFVCPVSREQGTEDNPPMLMPCLHVLCKQSITKMSKGSSRTFKCPYCPVEASVAQCRQLYF; via the coding sequence ATGGAGCTGCGCACCGTAAAAGATGCGTTTGACCTACAGCTGAGTATTGTAAGAGATACATTCGAGCGTGTTGCTAAAAAGCAAAAACTGTCATCATCCAAGTCGCAAGAAGTAATTGATCAGGTCAGTCATGAAATTGAACAAGCATTGGCAAACATCAAGTCAGTTCAAGGCCCCATGTCCCCTGTTGATCAGAAATCCATCCTTACAGAGCTTAAGCATAGGCTAAATGCAATTAGTGCGCTAAACCAATTAGAAGGATCACAGAAGGAACTAAACATTGATCTTAGCAAGTACCCAAAATTACTTGAAAAATCTTTCAGTTCTGACATGTCCAAGACTTACAGAAATGTTGACTTTGACTTCCATATAGTGAATCAGATAATAGCAACCCATTTTTACCGGCAAGGCCTCTTTGATCTTGGAGATTGCCTAATAAATGAAGCTGGAGAACCAGAAGCAACAGCTTTAAGATCTCAATTCTTGGAATTGCATCAAATACTTGATGCTATTAAGGTTAAAAACCTGGAGCCTGCTCTTAAATGGGCTTCTACCAACCGTGAAAAGCTCAAGCTGAATGGTTCAAATCTGGAGCTTAAAATTCACCGCCTACAGTTTGTGGAGATTTTGAAGGGGGGAAATCGTGCTGCTGCccttaattatgctaaaacattccttTCTCCTTTTGCTGCACTTCATATGAGAGAAATTCAGAAGCTTATAGTTTGCATCTGTTGGATGGGAAAGCTTGAAAGCAGTCCTCATTCTGAGTTGTTGGCTCCTACCCATTGGGAAAAGTTTCCTGACGAGCTAACTCGGGATTTCTGCAATCTGTTAGGACAGTCCTGTAGGAGTGCATTGAGCTTGGCAATAGCAGCTGGGATCGAAGGGTTGCCAACTCTCTTGAAGCTGGCAAATGTAATGGCTGCAAAGAAGCAAGAGTGGCTGGCAATGAAACAGCTTCCGGTGCCAGTGGAATTGGGAAGAGAATATCAGTTCCATTCCATTTTTGTTTGTCCTGTGAGTAGAGAGCAAGGCACTGAAGATAATCCGCCAATGTTGATGCCATGTCTTCATGTTCTTTGCAAGCAATCAATCACCAAAATGTCAAAAGGTAGCTCAAGGACGTTCAAGTGTCCTTACTGCCCAGTTGAGGCTTCGGTTGCGCAATGCAGGCAGCTATATTTCTAA